A stretch of Myxococcus hansupus DNA encodes these proteins:
- a CDS encoding DUF4340 domain-containing protein, with the protein MSPSRRHPLRSTLAVAAAACLALSACTEERAGKSREPGKDNATSQQLFATGEPNAQGGEGSARAKPVFTHLSVRAQGVTTELIREKDGTWRVTAPVAARAEAVVVESIISTLASSTFSATVKEAPTEADLAAFGLKPPVFTVTARAYVPDAQGGGAQDAERQRTVTLHGGRENTYDGSVYVRRDEEPTVYAAAGTVRWALDRDTFALRSKALLGPLDERALKRIEVKAGLQSYQLARAADGTGWRLVEPVAASADTARVAGLVKTLVEQRALSFPEDTPEARKRLGLETPSVDARFTSDADEPVRVRMSRVTEAGVTRAYALREQGTQALLGEIAEDALSVLDVGARELKDRRVLDFQRKDVRRVVVHPGGDAPAITVVSAAGTNDGVGHWDMESPRQGKAQHFKLASLLRALETLKATGFGETAPKNWARYGVSATSPGVVLLGEDGKELARLWLGSEVPDEPGALYARGSGADVLKVPEAKVVLPTRPEELLENVPDTSKEGAQTKPTP; encoded by the coding sequence GTGAGCCCTTCGAGAAGACATCCGCTCCGGAGCACACTCGCGGTGGCCGCCGCGGCGTGCCTGGCGCTCTCCGCATGCACCGAGGAGCGCGCAGGCAAATCCCGTGAGCCGGGCAAGGACAACGCGACGTCTCAGCAGCTCTTCGCTACGGGCGAACCGAATGCCCAGGGTGGAGAAGGAAGCGCCCGGGCGAAGCCGGTCTTCACGCACCTGTCGGTCCGCGCCCAAGGCGTCACGACGGAGCTGATTCGCGAGAAGGATGGCACCTGGAGGGTGACCGCGCCGGTGGCGGCTCGCGCGGAGGCCGTCGTGGTTGAGTCCATCATCAGCACGCTCGCGTCCTCGACGTTCAGCGCCACCGTAAAGGAGGCGCCTACCGAAGCTGACCTGGCGGCGTTCGGCCTCAAACCACCCGTCTTCACGGTTACCGCCCGAGCCTACGTTCCCGATGCCCAGGGCGGAGGAGCGCAAGACGCCGAGCGCCAGCGGACGGTGACACTCCATGGCGGTCGCGAGAACACCTACGACGGCTCCGTCTATGTGCGCCGTGATGAGGAGCCCACGGTCTACGCCGCCGCGGGAACGGTCCGGTGGGCGCTGGACCGGGACACCTTCGCCCTGCGATCCAAGGCCCTCCTGGGCCCTCTGGATGAACGCGCGTTGAAGCGCATCGAGGTGAAGGCGGGTCTACAGTCGTACCAGTTGGCCCGGGCGGCGGACGGCACGGGCTGGCGCCTGGTGGAGCCGGTGGCCGCCAGCGCGGACACGGCGCGCGTCGCTGGCTTGGTGAAGACCCTGGTCGAGCAGCGAGCCCTGTCGTTCCCCGAGGACACCCCGGAGGCTCGTAAGCGGCTGGGCCTCGAAACGCCGTCGGTGGATGCACGATTCACCAGCGACGCGGACGAGCCCGTGCGCGTGAGGATGTCCCGGGTGACGGAGGCAGGCGTCACACGCGCCTACGCATTGCGTGAGCAGGGAACGCAGGCCCTGCTGGGTGAAATCGCCGAAGACGCCCTGAGCGTGCTGGACGTGGGCGCCCGCGAATTGAAGGACCGGCGCGTGCTCGACTTCCAGCGCAAGGACGTCCGCCGCGTCGTGGTTCACCCTGGGGGCGACGCACCCGCCATCACAGTTGTGAGCGCCGCGGGCACGAACGACGGCGTTGGCCATTGGGACATGGAATCGCCTCGGCAGGGCAAGGCGCAACACTTCAAGCTCGCGTCACTGCTGCGTGCGCTGGAGACGTTGAAGGCAACGGGCTTTGGGGAAACAGCCCCGAAGAACTGGGCTCGGTACGGAGTGAGCGCGACTTCCCCAGGCGTCGTGCTGCTGGGCGAGGATGGCAAGGAACTGGCAAGACTCTGGTTGGGCAGCGAAGTGCCGGATGAGCCCGGCGCGCTGTACGCACGAGGCTCGGGAGCCGATGTCCTCAAAGTCCCCGAAGCCAAGGTGGTACTCCCAACCCGACCCGAGGAACTTCTGGAGAACGTCCCGGACACCTCCAAGGAAGGCGCGCAAACCAAGCCAACACCTTGA
- a CDS encoding GldG family protein, with protein MKTGNLGKVLGAFGLLLLLSSPFTLLVTSDSHLAAAVKAGVGLVLVGVYVATNFRQLNQFATRKTGRAFGTTVLLTLGVLAALVAVNALAFKLNRRWDLTQARIHTLSPQTVSTLTAIPDPVRAIGFITPAHPQYGQLEALFQLYRAEAPERFEFTFKDPRRSPDLAAKYQVREGQTAVVLARGEGEHASHTTLHTVSEQELTQALIKLNAVGTQKVYFVMGHGEWPLDKEQAPPNDPGASLSEFRRQLTQEGYAAEPLHLAGVADVPKDAALVVIAGARVPFVAPEKDSLRRYLASGGRLLYFADAGLRDGLDALLAEHGVQVDEGIVADAQFNSGNPFVVLSLFYSDHEIGQPLRQQALNVEFPTSRSLSLLRQGLAPGVQVEPVVLTSQHGWLESTPEENALPSAGEKTGQLILVAAVTRDTKDAPGKRFDEGRLVVMGDSEILLDPNWGHEPNRNLVMNALGWASNQVTKITIRPPDREVSTLELDAATLSGIRFVTTDLMPLSLLGIGLAIWLARRNK; from the coding sequence ATGAAGACCGGCAACCTTGGGAAGGTCCTGGGCGCGTTCGGACTGCTGCTCCTGCTGTCGAGCCCCTTCACCCTGCTGGTCACCTCGGACAGCCACCTCGCCGCCGCGGTGAAGGCGGGCGTGGGCCTGGTGCTGGTGGGCGTCTACGTCGCGACAAATTTCCGGCAGCTCAACCAGTTCGCCACGCGCAAGACGGGGCGGGCCTTTGGCACCACGGTGCTCCTCACGCTCGGCGTCCTCGCGGCCCTGGTGGCGGTGAACGCCCTGGCCTTCAAGCTCAACCGGCGTTGGGACTTGACGCAGGCGCGCATCCACACGCTCTCGCCGCAGACAGTGTCCACGCTCACCGCCATCCCCGACCCGGTGCGCGCCATTGGATTCATCACCCCGGCGCATCCCCAATATGGCCAGTTGGAAGCGCTCTTCCAGCTCTACCGCGCGGAGGCACCGGAGCGCTTCGAGTTCACCTTCAAGGACCCACGCCGGAGCCCGGACCTGGCCGCGAAGTACCAGGTCCGCGAGGGACAGACGGCGGTGGTCCTGGCGCGTGGCGAGGGTGAACACGCCTCACACACCACGCTGCACACCGTTTCCGAGCAGGAGCTGACGCAAGCGCTCATCAAGCTCAACGCGGTGGGCACGCAGAAGGTCTATTTCGTCATGGGCCACGGAGAGTGGCCGCTCGACAAGGAGCAGGCACCGCCCAACGACCCGGGCGCCAGCCTGTCCGAGTTCCGACGGCAACTGACACAGGAAGGCTACGCCGCCGAGCCCCTTCACCTCGCGGGCGTCGCGGATGTGCCGAAGGACGCCGCGCTGGTGGTCATCGCGGGCGCCCGCGTCCCTTTCGTGGCCCCGGAGAAGGACTCCCTCCGGCGCTATCTCGCCTCCGGAGGTCGCCTGCTCTACTTCGCGGACGCGGGACTCCGGGACGGCCTGGACGCGCTGCTGGCGGAGCACGGCGTGCAGGTGGACGAAGGCATCGTCGCCGACGCGCAATTCAACAGCGGCAATCCCTTCGTCGTGTTGTCGCTCTTCTACAGCGACCACGAGATTGGCCAGCCGCTACGCCAACAGGCGCTCAACGTGGAGTTCCCGACCTCCCGCAGCCTCTCCCTGCTGCGCCAGGGACTGGCGCCGGGCGTCCAGGTGGAGCCGGTGGTCCTCACCTCGCAGCATGGCTGGCTGGAGAGCACCCCCGAGGAGAACGCCCTGCCCTCCGCGGGCGAGAAGACGGGACAGCTCATCCTCGTGGCGGCCGTGACACGTGACACGAAGGACGCTCCGGGCAAGCGCTTCGACGAAGGCCGGCTCGTGGTGATGGGGGACTCGGAAATCCTCCTCGATCCAAACTGGGGCCATGAGCCGAACCGGAATCTGGTGATGAACGCGCTGGGCTGGGCATCCAATCAGGTCACCAAAATCACCATCCGCCCCCCGGACCGTGAGGTGTCCACGCTGGAACTCGACGCGGCGACGCTCAGCGGCATCCGGTTCGTCACCACCGACCTGATGCCCCTGTCCCTTCTGGGCATCGGCCTGGCCATCTGGCTGGCGAGGCGGAACAAGTGA
- a CDS encoding ABC transporter permease, which yields MRTALAIARKELSIYFTTPWAYAVFTAMAALTAFYFTDLLQGFNEVQAVARRVGWSQMSPDFNMYRNLTDGVVVELWGSVLVITLVVTPFLSMRLFAEEKRNRTFELLMTAPVRPIEIVLGKYLGGLGVITATLGLTLVFPLLLSVFGRAESGLALEWSTVLLGYGALLLWGATCMAVGLFISALTESQMLAAFLTFCTLLAWMLLGQLARRADEPLRSALAYVACDLQLQGMIKGVMELQSLVFFASVIVFSLFLTHRTVEAQRWA from the coding sequence ATGCGCACCGCCCTGGCGATTGCCCGCAAGGAACTGTCCATCTACTTCACCACCCCGTGGGCCTACGCGGTCTTCACGGCGATGGCGGCGCTGACGGCCTTCTACTTCACGGACCTGCTGCAAGGCTTCAATGAGGTCCAGGCCGTGGCGCGCCGGGTGGGCTGGTCCCAGATGTCCCCGGACTTCAACATGTACCGCAACCTCACGGACGGGGTGGTGGTGGAGCTCTGGGGCAGCGTGCTCGTCATCACCCTGGTCGTCACGCCCTTCCTGTCCATGCGGCTGTTCGCGGAGGAGAAGCGCAACCGCACCTTCGAGCTGCTGATGACGGCGCCCGTGCGCCCCATTGAAATCGTGCTCGGCAAGTACCTGGGCGGCCTGGGCGTCATCACCGCCACGCTGGGACTCACGCTCGTCTTCCCCCTGCTCCTGTCCGTGTTCGGCCGCGCCGAATCCGGCCTCGCGCTGGAGTGGTCCACCGTCCTGCTGGGCTACGGCGCGCTGCTGCTCTGGGGCGCCACCTGCATGGCCGTGGGCTTGTTCATCTCCGCGCTGACGGAGAGCCAGATGCTGGCGGCCTTCCTCACCTTCTGCACCCTGCTGGCGTGGATGCTGCTGGGCCAGCTCGCCCGGCGCGCGGACGAGCCCCTGCGCTCGGCACTGGCCTACGTCGCCTGCGACCTCCAGCTCCAGGGGATGATCAAGGGCGTGATGGAGCTGCAGTCGCTGGTGTTCTTCGCCTCCGTCATCGTGTTCTCCCTCTTCCTCACCCACCGCACGGTGGAAGCGCAGCGGTGGGCCTGA
- a CDS encoding ATP-binding cassette domain-containing protein, with amino-acid sequence MIEVQYLTKRYRDRVAVDDLTFQVEEGQILGFLGPNGAGKSTTMKMLTGFIPPSEGVVRVGGYDVEAQPLEVKRRIGYLPEMPPLYVEMTVRGYLRFVASLKGLSGRALAAELERVANLMGVTHVMDRVIQNLSKGYKQRVGIAQALLGSPPVLILDEPTEGLDPAQRAELRALIKGLAGKHTVILSTHILPEVTMTCEKVLIIHQGKMAAYDDIHQLARLHGQAESASLEEVFIKLTAA; translated from the coding sequence ATGATTGAGGTCCAGTACCTCACCAAGCGATACCGAGACCGGGTGGCCGTGGACGACCTCACCTTCCAGGTCGAGGAGGGGCAGATACTCGGCTTCCTCGGACCCAACGGCGCCGGCAAGTCCACCACCATGAAGATGCTCACCGGCTTCATCCCCCCGTCGGAGGGGGTGGTGCGCGTCGGGGGCTACGACGTGGAGGCGCAGCCGCTCGAGGTAAAGCGCCGCATCGGCTACCTGCCGGAGATGCCCCCGCTCTACGTGGAGATGACGGTCCGCGGCTATCTGCGCTTCGTCGCCTCGCTGAAGGGCCTGTCCGGGCGGGCGCTCGCCGCCGAGCTGGAGCGCGTCGCCAACCTCATGGGGGTGACGCACGTCATGGACCGCGTCATCCAGAATCTGTCCAAGGGCTACAAGCAGCGCGTGGGCATCGCGCAGGCCCTGCTCGGCTCACCGCCGGTGCTCATCCTGGACGAGCCCACCGAAGGCCTGGACCCGGCGCAGCGCGCCGAGCTGCGCGCGCTCATCAAGGGCCTGGCCGGCAAGCACACCGTCATCCTCTCCACGCACATCCTCCCGGAAGTAACGATGACGTGCGAGAAGGTGCTCATCATCCACCAAGGGAAGATGGCGGCCTACGACGACATCCACCAACTGGCCCGCCTTCATGGCCAGGCGGAGAGCGCGTCGCTGGAAGAAGTCTTCATCAAGCTGACCGCCGCCTGA
- a CDS encoding aspartate kinase, with product MPIVVQKYGGSSVAGVEKLRKVAQRVKARREAGYQVVVVVSAMGDTTDELLALAKGVSPDPPRRELDMLLTCGERISMALLSMALQEMEVPAISFTGSQSGIITTDAHSQARIVEVRPFRIHDELARGKVVIVAGYQGVSFKKEVTTLGRGGSDTTAVALAAALDAEACEIYSDVDGVFSADPRVVPDARKLETLSYDEMQELASAGAKVLNAQAVEWAKARGITILARSAHGEGTGTAVQELTVPSESRLKGVTADAEMAVLTAAEPVPLAELLEFLDARVVRGRTLDFEGPTGGARRTAITIPLADVHGPDALRRELVTRFGDAVSWREDLGTVTCVGVGLNSDWAPLRRALVAAEELSAPVYSVHTSPLQLTLLVDKAHLKALTARLHRELLGG from the coding sequence ATGCCAATCGTGGTCCAGAAGTACGGCGGTTCGTCCGTCGCTGGCGTGGAGAAGCTCCGCAAGGTCGCCCAGCGGGTGAAGGCCCGGCGCGAGGCGGGCTATCAGGTGGTCGTCGTGGTGAGTGCCATGGGCGACACCACGGACGAGCTGCTGGCGCTGGCCAAGGGCGTTTCGCCGGACCCGCCGCGCCGCGAACTGGACATGCTGCTCACGTGCGGCGAGCGCATCTCCATGGCGCTGCTCTCCATGGCGCTCCAGGAGATGGAGGTGCCGGCCATCAGCTTCACCGGCAGCCAGAGCGGCATCATCACCACGGACGCGCACTCGCAGGCGCGCATCGTGGAGGTGAGGCCCTTCCGCATCCATGACGAGCTGGCGCGGGGCAAGGTCGTCATCGTCGCGGGTTACCAGGGCGTGTCCTTCAAGAAGGAAGTGACGACGCTGGGGCGCGGCGGCTCGGACACCACGGCGGTGGCCCTGGCGGCGGCGTTGGACGCGGAGGCGTGTGAAATCTATTCGGACGTGGACGGCGTGTTCAGCGCGGACCCCCGGGTGGTCCCCGATGCGCGCAAGCTGGAGACGCTGAGCTACGACGAGATGCAGGAGTTGGCGAGCGCGGGCGCCAAGGTGCTCAACGCCCAGGCGGTGGAGTGGGCCAAGGCCCGCGGCATCACCATCCTCGCCCGTTCGGCGCATGGCGAGGGGACGGGGACCGCGGTGCAGGAGCTGACCGTGCCTTCGGAGAGCCGGCTCAAGGGCGTCACCGCCGACGCGGAGATGGCGGTGCTGACGGCGGCCGAGCCCGTCCCTCTGGCCGAGCTGCTGGAGTTCCTGGACGCGCGCGTCGTGCGAGGCCGGACGCTGGACTTCGAGGGGCCCACGGGGGGCGCGCGCCGGACGGCCATCACCATCCCGCTGGCGGACGTGCATGGCCCGGACGCCCTGCGCCGTGAACTGGTCACGCGCTTTGGCGACGCCGTGTCATGGCGCGAGGACCTGGGGACCGTCACCTGTGTGGGCGTGGGGCTGAACTCGGACTGGGCTCCGCTGCGCCGGGCGCTGGTGGCCGCGGAGGAGCTCTCAGCCCCTGTGTATTCGGTCCACACCTCGCCCTTGCAGCTCACGCTGCTCGTGGACAAAGCGCACTTGAAAGCGCTGACGGCCCGGCTGCACCGGGAGCTGCTCGGAGGGTAG
- a CDS encoding N,N-dimethylformamidase beta subunit family domain-containing protein, with translation MAKASRWAGWVCGLALVMLGSGCDEAAVRPVIPGDRHDTPPLNDGYDGGDGEPHPGLIDAGSPDAGTGDPEPPDAGPVEPPPRDSGAVREENRRPGTTAWRITRNAHSREIEGYALKATLTQGETLRVAVSVSEARSFRWYVYRMGYYAGTGAREVARGGPVPGVRQGDCPADRATGAVACTWAPTLEVPVGEDWVRGVYVVKLVREDNHQRYVPFFVRDANPRAEVAVLIPTATWAAYNTWGGTSLYDDRDRVMREHGVSRAFKVSYDRPNSRGHGSGHLLTDDLSLVQWLESQDLDVGYFTDEDLDASYDFLAGAKAFFMSGHDEYWSPRIREYADRAVAEGRSLLNLGANNAYWQVQMEPSKDGRARRVIACYKGHANDPYQGPQRTVKFRERVVGRPENALLGVQFSSRWHQFGFPAVITNPGHWALAGSGLKAGDTLWMANGYEVDQLASNGHSPDGVDVLAESPLLSLQGAFGFGHMVLRKQGGAYVFSSGGIDFVRTLASEDMADPRAARIVANVLYKALGRAVPDTLVRFERQNRASAQGPFAAQVRTVAGVPGQRSRAGASVPGNALGAPTAVALLPEGGLVVADGYGNAVKRVAAGGEVTTLASGLNGPMGIATDAAGNVYVSDTDHYVIRRIDPEGKVELFAGSTPGLQDGPAKQAAFNQPAGLTVTPDGSALLVADLNNGVIRRIDLVAEGHPVTTLQGDWLYRPSGVTVSEDGGTLYVVESGMSRVVRIRDGVTSVVAGTTPGFRDGAPESSQFLPYLGIAVLKDGSLAVSDPGNYRVRRIHLDGNGQARKVTTLAGSGTYGHADGPGEDAQLVLPAGLVVGPDGRLYVADSGNALVRTITP, from the coding sequence ATGGCGAAGGCAAGCCGTTGGGCAGGGTGGGTGTGCGGGCTCGCCCTCGTGATGCTGGGCAGTGGCTGTGACGAGGCCGCCGTCCGCCCGGTGATTCCGGGAGACCGGCATGACACGCCGCCCCTGAATGACGGCTACGACGGCGGCGACGGTGAGCCGCACCCGGGCCTCATCGACGCGGGTTCGCCCGACGCGGGAACCGGGGATCCCGAGCCGCCCGACGCCGGCCCGGTGGAGCCGCCCCCGCGGGATTCGGGCGCCGTGCGCGAGGAGAACCGCCGCCCCGGCACGACGGCGTGGCGCATCACCCGCAACGCCCACAGCCGTGAAATCGAAGGCTATGCGCTGAAGGCCACGCTGACGCAGGGCGAGACGCTGCGCGTCGCGGTGTCGGTGTCCGAGGCCCGCTCCTTCCGCTGGTACGTGTACCGGATGGGCTACTACGCAGGCACGGGGGCCCGCGAGGTGGCGCGAGGCGGCCCGGTGCCCGGCGTGCGCCAGGGCGACTGCCCCGCGGACCGGGCCACCGGTGCCGTGGCCTGTACCTGGGCGCCCACGTTGGAGGTGCCCGTCGGAGAGGACTGGGTCCGCGGCGTGTACGTGGTGAAGCTGGTGCGCGAGGACAACCACCAGCGCTACGTGCCCTTCTTCGTGCGGGACGCGAACCCGCGCGCGGAGGTGGCCGTGCTCATCCCCACCGCGACGTGGGCCGCCTACAACACCTGGGGCGGCACCAGTCTCTATGACGACCGGGACCGGGTGATGCGCGAGCACGGCGTGAGCCGCGCTTTCAAGGTCTCCTATGACCGGCCCAACTCCCGGGGCCACGGCAGCGGACACCTGCTGACGGATGACCTGAGCCTGGTGCAGTGGCTGGAGTCGCAGGACCTGGACGTGGGCTACTTCACCGACGAGGACCTGGACGCCAGCTACGACTTCCTGGCCGGGGCGAAGGCCTTCTTCATGTCCGGCCATGACGAGTACTGGAGCCCCCGCATCCGCGAGTACGCGGACCGGGCCGTGGCGGAGGGCCGCTCGCTGCTCAACCTCGGCGCGAACAATGCCTATTGGCAGGTGCAGATGGAGCCGTCCAAGGACGGCCGGGCCCGCCGTGTCATCGCCTGCTACAAGGGACACGCGAATGACCCGTACCAGGGCCCCCAGCGCACGGTGAAGTTCCGCGAGCGCGTGGTGGGGCGGCCGGAGAACGCGCTGCTCGGCGTGCAGTTCTCCAGCCGCTGGCACCAGTTCGGCTTCCCGGCCGTCATCACCAACCCGGGGCACTGGGCGCTGGCGGGCTCGGGGTTGAAGGCCGGTGACACGCTGTGGATGGCCAACGGCTACGAGGTGGACCAGCTCGCGAGCAACGGCCACTCCCCGGATGGCGTGGACGTGCTGGCCGAGTCCCCTCTGCTGTCGCTGCAGGGCGCCTTCGGCTTCGGTCACATGGTGCTGCGCAAGCAGGGCGGCGCCTACGTGTTCTCCTCGGGCGGCATCGACTTCGTGCGCACGCTGGCCTCCGAGGACATGGCGGACCCGCGCGCGGCGCGCATCGTGGCCAACGTGCTCTACAAGGCCCTGGGCCGGGCGGTGCCCGACACCCTGGTGCGCTTCGAGCGGCAGAACCGCGCCAGCGCCCAGGGGCCCTTCGCGGCGCAGGTGCGGACGGTGGCCGGTGTTCCCGGGCAGCGCAGCCGGGCCGGGGCCTCCGTGCCCGGCAACGCGCTGGGGGCGCCCACGGCGGTGGCGCTGCTCCCCGAGGGTGGCCTCGTGGTGGCGGACGGTTATGGCAACGCGGTGAAGCGGGTCGCGGCCGGGGGCGAGGTGACGACGCTGGCCTCGGGGCTCAACGGGCCCATGGGCATCGCCACGGACGCCGCGGGCAACGTGTATGTGTCCGACACGGACCACTACGTCATTCGCCGCATCGACCCGGAAGGGAAGGTGGAGCTGTTCGCCGGAAGCACGCCCGGGCTGCAGGACGGCCCCGCGAAGCAGGCGGCCTTCAACCAGCCCGCGGGCCTGACGGTGACTCCGGACGGCAGCGCGCTGCTGGTGGCGGACCTGAACAACGGGGTGATTCGCCGCATCGACCTGGTGGCGGAGGGCCACCCGGTGACGACGCTGCAGGGTGACTGGCTGTACCGGCCCTCGGGGGTGACGGTGAGCGAGGACGGCGGCACGCTCTACGTCGTCGAGTCCGGCATGTCGCGGGTGGTGCGCATCCGTGACGGCGTCACCTCGGTGGTGGCGGGCACGACGCCGGGCTTCCGCGACGGCGCCCCCGAGTCGTCACAGTTCCTGCCGTACCTGGGCATCGCGGTGCTGAAGGACGGCTCCCTCGCGGTGTCGGACCCGGGCAACTACCGCGTGCGTCGCATCCACCTGGATGGGAACGGGCAGGCGCGCAAGGTGACGACGCTCGCGGGCAGTGGAACCTACGGCCACGCGGACGGGCCGGGAGAGGACGCGCAGCTCGTTCTCCCGGCCGGTCTGGTGGTGGGGCCGGATGGCCGCCTCTACGTGGCGGACTCCGGTAATGCGTTGGTGCGCACCATCACTCCATGA